ATGATCTGCAGTTGTGTGAAGAACTGCGACGCGATCATAAGGACGACGATGGAGCCAAGCAGGCCAACGACAACCCAGTTTTGAGATTCCCAGCCCTGGGTAAAGTTCATCTTCAGGGGAGCGCCGAAGATCGAAGCCTGGTTAAAGCTGTCAGTGAGCTCGCGGTCCATCAGGCCGATGCCGACAGTGTTTTCTGATGCCTTACGGAGCACGTAGAAGAGCGAGAAGAAGACTGGCATCTGGATCAGGATCGGGAGGCACGACGAGAACGGATTGGTGCCGTGCTTCTTGTAGAGCGCCATGGTCTCGCGACTCATCGCCTCGCGCGAGAACTGGTCGTTCTTGCCCTTGTACTTTGCCTGGATCTTCTTCATCTCAGGCTGGATGTCCATCATCCTGCGCTGCGACTTGATCTGGCGCACGGTAACTGGGATGAGCGCAGAGCGGACGACGACCACGAGGCCGATGATCGAAAGCACCCACGTCAGGCCGCTCTCGGCACTCATGCCAAGAGTGGTGAAGAGTTGATGCCAGAGTACGAGGACGACCTCAACAAGCCACCTCAGTGGCCAGAGAATTGTCTCAAAGAAGTTCACTGGATCAGGCCTTTCGGATGCGGGGGCGGACGAATCCGCTTGAATTTATGTCAAAGTACATGGCCCTGCGCTGAGGTACATCATCGATACCACCAGCGCTGAACGGGTTGCAGCGGAGTAACCGCCAGATCGTCAACGCGAGTCCGGTGAGGAATCCGCGCTGCTGATACGCCTCCATAGAGTACCGGGAACACGATGGATAATACCTGCAGACTTCACCATAGAGTGGCGAAATCACGCGTCGGTACAGCTTCATGATGGCTATCGCGCCATTCCGAGGCAGTAGCCAGAGTTCGAGCAAGAGACGCTTCATCACTCGGACTGGATCCTGCGGACCGATCGTCGCATCTCGTGTCTCAGCTCATCAAACGAGGCTGAAGCAGATTTCGGCAGTGCTCTGAAGACGATGTCGACACCGCTAACCCCGTCACGGATGAACTCTTCTGTGACTGACTTCATCCTTCGCCGAAGGAGGTTGCGCGTCACAGCGTTTCCCACTGCTTTCGAGATGATGAAGCCGAATCTAGCGGAGGTATCCGTTGGATTGTCGCCGATAGAACGAGGAACCGCGTAGGTAATGCACAATGCACCACCTACGCGGTTCCCTGTTCTGACAATTCGGCGATAGTCCTCGCCACGAGTCACTCGATTATGCCTAGCAGGCATGATGACTCAGCGGCCAGAAACTACGCGGAAAGCTTCGCGCGGCCCTTGCCACGGCGCGCAGTGATGATCGCACGGCCTGCACGGGTGCGCATGCGTGCACGGAAACCGTGGACCTTTGCGCGACGGCGGTTGTTGGGCTGGAAGGTACGCTTGCTCATAGTTCAGGACTCCGTGACTTTATGGTATGAATCCCCAGGGTTACGACCCAGGGAAAGTCGGTTTTGGGCAAGCGAGAAACGAGCTGCTGCCCATACAAGGTACTTACCTTACGCCCATATTCGTGACTCGTCAAAGTCTGGCATCTCGGAAGTTACTTACAGGCCAATCCTTGCCTGTGGATAATGTGCGGTTGAGCGCGTAGATTTCGCGCCAATGGGTACACTTAGCTGTGGATAACCTCACCCCTGCCGTACCCGTGAATCACCAAGAAGAAGTAG
Above is a window of Leucobacter aridicollis DNA encoding:
- the yidC gene encoding membrane protein insertase YidC; protein product: MNFFETILWPLRWLVEVVLVLWHQLFTTLGMSAESGLTWVLSIIGLVVVVRSALIPVTVRQIKSQRRMMDIQPEMKKIQAKYKGKNDQFSREAMSRETMALYKKHGTNPFSSCLPILIQMPVFFSLFYVLRKASENTVGIGLMDRELTDSFNQASIFGAPLKMNFTQGWESQNWVVVGLLGSIVVLMIASQFFTQLQIMSKNVSDETKNSPMYRQQKILLYIIPFAFLFSGVTFPLALNIYWMTSNIWTMAQQGIVINTMPNPGSEAWRARQARLKAKGKLTEDAPEASNEASPQQQGQRQQPISAKRAKKKK
- the rnpA gene encoding ribonuclease P protein component; this encodes MPARHNRVTRGEDYRRIVRTGNRVGGALCITYAVPRSIGDNPTDTSARFGFIISKAVGNAVTRNLLRRRMKSVTEEFIRDGVSGVDIVFRALPKSASASFDELRHEMRRSVRRIQSE
- the yidD gene encoding membrane protein insertion efficiency factor YidD; amino-acid sequence: MKRLLLELWLLPRNGAIAIMKLYRRVISPLYGEVCRYYPSCSRYSMEAYQQRGFLTGLALTIWRLLRCNPFSAGGIDDVPQRRAMYFDINSSGFVRPRIRKA
- the rpmH gene encoding 50S ribosomal protein L34 → MSKRTFQPNNRRRAKVHGFRARMRTRAGRAIITARRGKGRAKLSA